DNA sequence from the Methylomonas albis genome:
GCGCTCCATCGGTACGATTCATAGTAATGGCATCATAGAATAGGTACCATTTCACCATATATTCATTGGTAATCATCCGACCACGCTGCTGAAACCAAAAATACACTAACTGTCTACTTTCGCCTTTTTGGATAATGGCTCGATTTACCTGTAACGCCTGCCCATCCAGTTGCAAATCAGCGAACTCGCGCTGCTCGAAACTGCTGATTTGCCAACCATCACCGGGAATGCAACTGCGCGGTGAATGCACTGCTGCGCCCTTGCGTTGCGACTGGTAATAAGCGCTATAAAAATTGACACTATTACGGGTTTCGGGCTGCATGAAATTGACAATAACATAATCGGTCAATTTCAACTCGTTTAGGTAAAACTGCGTCAAATAGTCATTACGCCCTTGCCAACTTCCCAATTTAGTGGGAAACGTTAAAAACGCTTTACGCTCCGGAATAATGTCTTCCCGCCCTTTAAATATCTCTGAAGCACCCGCTCCTATACAAAGCAAGAGCAATACGGCAAACACCGATTTGTTCAACACCACGACGATTTCTCGACGTGCTGTATGACTCCATTCTTCCGGAATCTGCACCAATTCACCCATCGCCAGTTTTCTGCCGCTAATTCGGCTAAAAACCCACATTTCAATAAATAGCAGCAGCATGCACAGTAAAAACACTGCCCAGCCTTCAAAATCATGCAGAAAGCCTTCGGCCATCTCCGTGCCCCAATTATCGACCAGCACACCGATGACACCTATCCGAAAACTATTCATAAAAATAGTTAACGGCATCGACGATAGGAAAATCAACAACTTCTGCCAGAACGGCCCTTTAAACAGATAAGCGCACAAGAAAGCCAGACTAGCCAACGGAAACAAGTATCGCAAACCGCTACAAGCGTCGACCACTTGTAACTTATAACTACCCAAATCGATAACATTCCCTTCCAGGTAAACCATGATGTCGCAAGCACGAATGAATTCCACGCCCAGCCAGGATGAAATTAATTGCAGTTTCGACGAAAGATTATTCAGGATGAATGAGGGAAAAGGCACCATGAAGATTAAAAACAACAAAGGGATAGCACCAACCCGCAACCCGCGCATACCGAATGCGCAGGCAAACATCCCCGTCAAAACGACCAAAAAAGCATATTGCTCCATGGTTTTTATGGTTGCCAATCCACCCAGGATAAAAAGAATTAAGCCTATGCCAATAACAATGAGGCCTGGAAGCGATGCTTTAAACGCTTGAACTAGAACCAACTCGCCGCGCCGTGCCCACAACAAGTAAATGGTGATAACAGGTATAAAAAAGCCGTGACTGTATTCCTCGACGTTAGTCCATGTCGTCGCCATTTCAATAAGGCTATCCCTGAACACCACGCAAAGCAGCAATAAAGCCGCACCCCATAATGACCAGATAATGGTCGGTTTCGTATTCTCTGTATTCATTCCGTGTCGAAAATAAGAATTGATGTTTAAATTTGTCCCATACCGACACTATTCGTGATGCAGTATCGACAATTCGTCCAGCTTACTAAACCGCCCAATCGCAATAGCGCCAACCGGTAAATCCAACCATTATCTCCAGGCTTTATTAAAGCCAGGTGACACCTCATCACAAGCCGAATCCCTCTGTTAAGCTTCGGTATCCACTGTGAAAATCGGATTTTTTTTGTCTTCTTCATTCAATTTGGCTTTCTCTTCTGGATAAATATGCCAAAAAGATTGATCGATTGCGCCGTCGGTATAGCTGTTTTTGCGCTCGTGTGTAAATGGACACCACCAGTTTTCCACTACTTTCACCAAATAAGCATGCCACTCGAACAAACCAACACTTACCGGGCAATACCAGGTGCAATTCAAAATCCAAAATAATTTCGATTGCGCCATACTGTATTTAAATGACCCGTCCATCGTAATCTGGTTTTTTAAATCATAACGGTGACTCGCCCTAGCCGGTAAAAAATCGCCCCATTTTTTAACATTTTGAGCACCCACCAATTTCAGACTCCAATAAGTCAAATAAGCGCTGGCAATCACAAACGGCAAGGTCAAGATCGGCAAATAGATAAACAGCAAGCCGATAGCCCTCGATATAACCGGCATCTGTTTATGATGGCAGCCAATATTGACACGGTCCGCACAAGATTCGCAGGCTTTCATGTTGGTTTCTCCTCTGGAGTCGTTATTATTATTTGCTCGCTATTGAGCAGTTGAAAAATGCTGCGACAACCTTCGCAACAGAATTTTTTTTGGCCTAGCACGGTATTGAGCTCAAATCCGGGAATCAACACCCGCTGACTGCATAGACCGCACTTGGGCTTAGAATCCGCCATGATTTGCTATAACCGGCTGGATACCGCACAGAAAAATGTTTTCAAATAATCGGTCTCGGGCAAAGCTGGATGAATCGGATGATCCGGGCCCTGACTACCGCTGCCAAAAAACACCAGATGCCGATCAATATGCCGCGCCGAAGAACGCAAAATCTCATGTAGATTATCTCTACTTAAATGATGCGAGCACGATGCCGATACCAAAATACCATTATTCGACAAAACTTGTAACGCCAAATGATTCAATCGGCGATAGGCTTCGTAACCCGCTTTGAAATCCTTTTTTCGCTTAATCAGCGCCGGCGGATCTAGCACGATCACATCGTAATGCTGTTGCTGTTCACGCGCTTGCTTCAAAAACTCAAATACGTCACTACGCACGAATTGCATTTTATCTTGCACCTGATTCAATTCCGCACTAGCCGAGGCCAACGCCAACGCGCTTTCGGAGCTATCGACACAAAACACTTCAGCAGCACCTGCAACCGCCGCAGGAATACCCCAAGCGCCGGCATAACTGAATAAATCCAGCACTTTTAAACCACGACAGGATTTCGCCAACTGCGCTCTGCTATTGCGGTGATCGTAAAACCAACCGGTTTTCTGGCCTTCCGCGACATTAACGATAAAGCGCACCTTGTTTTCTTCGATCAGTAACTGCTCGGGCAGCACGCCGTAAACCAACTCCGGCTCCAATGACAGATTTTCCAATTGGCGTTGACTATTATCGTTTTTCAGCAGAATAGCCGTTGGCTCCAGTAGCTCAAGCAAAATCTTGACCAACACATCCTTATGTCTCTCCATTCCCGCCGTGGTGATTTGCACGGAAAGCACAGCACCGAAGCGATCAATCACCAAGCCCGGTAGACCATCGCTCTCGCCAAACACCAAGCGATAGTAAGGTTTGTCGAACAAGCGCTCACGCAAATCCAAAGCTTGGGTCAAACGCGCTTTAAAAAAGTTTTCGCTGATTTTGATATTGGTTTTACGCGTCAGCAATCGCGCACAAATTAATGCATGAGGATTCAGATAAGCTACGCCCAAAGCCTTACCGCCAGCATCATGAACAAGAACCAGGTCGCCAGCCGTAAATTGCTCCAACGGACTGCGCTGGCTATCGACCTCGTTACTGAACACCCATAAATGCCCTTGTCGCAGGCGTTTGTCTTCGTTTTTTTTCAGAAAGAGTTGCGGGTAGCTCATGTTGCCCTAAAGTAAGTTAAAGGTATAACCGCCTATTGGAGCGGTAGGTGCCACAACAGCCAACCGAATTTCAACCGTTTGTTCGGTGGCCAGACTTGTTAGTTTGGGCAGATACTCGGATGCGCTAAACATACGCCCGGCAATTGCCTGTCCATTAAAATTCAACAAGGTCAATTTTAAATCGGGCACTATTTGCGTAAATAACGCTTGATTGCTAACTGCAGCGCTAAACAAATAGCTGCCATCAGTCTGAACCTGCAAGTTGCTATGCGAAACACTCCACTCCTCACGATTTCTATAAGGCGGTAACCGGCAAGCGATCGCGGAACAGATTTTATCCAAACCTACCCTGATCTGTGGCTGCATAGTTAAACGATAGCCTTCGAAATAGAGTACTTGCGCCAGTAACAGTACCGACATTAAGCTGGTTGCGACAAGCCAAACCGCCGGAGTCTGCGGCCGCCTGTCTGAAATTTGCTTATCCTGATAATGCAAATCGTCGGCTAATACTGCGTCTTCCTGTTCACTAAGAAATCGTAGCGTATCGAAAGATTTGCCGCATGCCGAACAATTCAACAATCCACGCCGTTGCCGTAAATGCTCGACAGTAATTTCGTGTTGCTTATCGCAATGCGGACATCGACTATACATCGATTTAGTCAGGTTTATAGGCATCCAATCGACACCAGTCATCCTGGCTAACCGGCGGTTCGACAATGAAACCGCATTCGCGATAAGCTGCCGCTACAGACTCAGCCTGTTCGTTTAAAATCCCCGACAAAACCAACTGCCCACCTGGCCTGACCAACGCGCCAATGGTTGATGCCAGCTCGATTAGCGGCTTGGCGAGAATATTGGCAAGTACCAAATCCGCGGCAAACGCGGAAAACTGTTCAGGTAGATAATAATTGATACGTTGTTCCACCTGGTTTTTTTCGGCGTTGTATTGACTGGCAGTCAAGGCTTGCGGATCAATATCGACCGCATGCGCTTGCTTGGCGCCTAGTAACAGCGCTGCCACGGCAAGAATACCCGAGCCACAACCGTAGTCGATTAATACTTTGTCTTTAATATCGTTATCCGCCAACCATTCTAAACACAATGCCGTAGTCGGATGCGTTCCAGTACCGAAAGCCAAACCCGGATCCAAGGTCATACAAACCGTGCCTGGCTCATGCCTTTCCTGACCGCTGGGACAAATCCACAAACGATTGGCAAATTTCATTGCCTGGAAATGCTCCATCCACGCCCGCTCCCAGGCCTGATCCTGCAAAACCTCGGCCACCCATTCCTGCAAGGGCTGACCGATGAATTGATTGAACAGCAAGTTGCGAACAATATCCGGATCGGTATCGAGCTCGAACAAGGCAGTGACCCGAGTACGAGTCCAGATTTTAGTTTGATCGATGGCAGGCTCGTAAACCGGCTCATCATCGGCATCGCTGTAAGTCACCGAAACCGCGCCCAATTCGCTGAAAAACTCCGATACGTCAGGAGCGGTGGTTTCGTCGGTAATGATGGAAAGCTGATGCCAGGCCATAGTTATAAAGAGCTTTTAGCTGGGGATAAACACGTCATTTCCACAATACTCATCCCCAAACTGATTAATGGATACCCAATTTCTTTTCCAGATAATGGATATTTTGCCCCCCCAGGGCGAAGGCCGCGTCAGCCATAATGCTTTGTTGCAAAGGGATGTTGGTTTTGATGCCGTCTATCACCATTTCGCTCAGCGCGGTCTTCATCCGGGCAATCGCGCTGGCCCTATCGTCGCCGTGCGCGATTAGCTTGCCAATCATAGAATCGTAATACGGCGGCACTTTATAGCCATTATAGATGTGCGTCTCGCAACGGATACCAGGGCCACCCGGCATATGGAATTGATCGATCACTCCTGGGCTGGGCATAAAGGTTTTCGGGTCTTCCGCATTCAAACGGCATTCGATGGCATGACCGGTAAACTTCACCTGCTCTTGCGTGATCGATAAAGGCTCGCCGGCAGCGATGCGCAGCTGTTCCTTCACAATATCGAAACCGGTAATCATCTCGGTCACCGGATGCTCAACCTGCACTCGCGTGTTCATTTCAATGAAATAAAATTCGCCTTTCTCATAGAGAAACTCGAAAGTACCGGCGCCCAAATAGCCAATTTCTCGACAAGCCAGCGCGCAACGTTCGCCCATTTGTTTACGTTGCTCTTCGGTAATACCCGGCGCCGGCGCTTCTTCGACGACTTTTTGATGGCGACGCTGCATAGAGCAATCGCGCTCGCCCAAATGTATTGCGTTGCCGAACGAATCCGCTAAAACCTGAAATTCGATATGGCGAGGATCTTCCAAAAATTTTTCCATGTAAACGGTACTGTTCCCGAATGCGGTACCGGCTTCCGCTTTGGTCATTGCAATTGCATTCAGCAACGCGCTTTCGGTGTGCACTGTACGCATGCCGCGACCGCCGCCGCCACCAGCCGCTTTGATGATCACGGGATAACCGATTTCCCGGGCCATATTCAGATTAGTTTCCTCGTCCTCACCCAATGGATCGCCATTCCCAGGCACACAAGGAATACCCGCAGCATGCATGGCTTTCTTTGCGGAAATTTTGTCTCCCATCATGCGAATGGTTTCAGGCCTCGGACCAATAAATACAAAACCGCTTTGGCTGACTTTCTCGGAAAAGTCCGCATTTTCGGATAAAAAACCATAGCCGGGATGGATGGCTTCGGCATCCGTCACTTCGGCCGCACTGATAATTGCCGGTATATTCAAATAGCTACCAGCCGATGCGGCCGGCCCGATACAGACGGCTTCATCAGCCAGTCTTACATGTTTTAAATCGCGGTCTGCTTCTGAATAGACCGCCACCGTTTTAATGCCCAATTCGCGACAGGCCCGCAAAATGCGCAAAGCAATCTCGCCGCGATTGGCGATAACAATTTTCTCAAACATTAGTCGAGCCCCTTTGTCGGTTATTCGATGATGAACAAAGGTTGGCCGTATTCGACCGGATGGCCGTTTTCAACCAGAATTTGTTTGATTTTGCCGCTTTTATCCGCCTCGATCTGGTTCAAAATTTTCATGGCCTCGATAATGCACAACGTTTGCCCGTTGCTAACCGACTGGCCGATCTCGACAAATGATGCCGAACCAGGCGACGCCGAACGGTAAAAGGTACCGACCATCGGTGATTTAACGACATGACCGCTGATTTTTTCTTCAACTGGAGCTGTAGCAACCGCTGCTGCGGCTACGGGTGCAGCAATAGGCGCGGCATATTGCACGGGTGCCGCCGCCGAATAACGGCTGATTTTCACTGATTCTTCGCCTTCACGAATCTCTATTTCAGCAATATCGGATTCCTCGATAAGATCAATCAGTTTTTTTATTTTTCTAATATCCATTGTTCTGAATTCTCTCTAGTAATATCTGATGAGCGGCTTGCAAAGCCAATTCGTAACCGTTCGCCCCCAATCCACAGATAACGCCGACGGCGATATCCGAAAAATACGAATGCTTCCTGAAAGGCTCACGGGCATGCACGTTCGATAAATGTACTTCTATGAATGCAATCTTGGTTGCCAGCAAGGCATCGCGAATCGCCACGCTGGTATGAGTAAATGCGGCGGGGTTGATAATGATAAAATCAACTCCCTGCCGATAGGCTTGATGTATTTGTTCAATAATTTCGTGCTCGGCATTACTTTGCAGAAAACTCAATTGATGTCCAAGCGACCGAGCCAATTGTTCCATTCCTTGCTGAATGCTCTGCAATGTTTTACTGCCGTATAAGCCTGGCTCTCGAACACCTAACAGGTTTAAATTCGGTCCATTAAGAACAGTGAGGTTTGCCATTGCCGGTGCTGAACAAAAAATACTATATAAAAAGGGAATTCTCCCTAATTTGTAGGTTTTTGTCCAGATAAACCGTTTTTCACCTCATTAGGCATCGTTTTACCGACTTTTCAGTTATTTTGCCGTCAACAACGGCACAATCACTTCCAATACTTTCTCTCGCGTCAGTTCGCCCAATTGATGATGCACGATTTGTCCTTGTTGATTAACGATGACTGTGAACGGCAAGGTATTGATCACATTACCCAACTGCTGCGCCAGCAGCGTTGCACCGTCGCCACCAATTAACACGGGGTAATTGATCTTGATACGCTTTAAATATTCTTCTACTGCTTGTTTATCATCGATGGCTATGCCGACAAATTGCAGCCCTTTATCTTTATACTCTTCCTGAAGTTTTATAAACTCGGGAATTTCCCTCAAACAAGGCGGACACCAGGTTGCCCAGAAATTGATAATCAATATCTTGCCTTGCCATTGCGTGACCGACTGCGGCTTATCCGCCAGATCGGGCAAGCTGAAATTCAATTGTGAAGCCGGTTGCCGGTCTCCAACGGCTGCAAAGTATTGCCTGGCAAATAGACCACTCGCTATCGCAATAACGGCAACACAGGTAACGATCAGTATGATTTTTTTATTCATAGTTGCTGCAAGGTTTTTAGAAAAGTAGCGGCATCCTGATAGCCAATCACGCGCTGAGCAGCCCGCTCCCGCCCATCTGTACCGAAAAATATAATGCCTGGCGGCCCAATCAGCTCGAAGCGTTTTAACAAGGCTTTGTCCGCCTCATTGTTAGCGGTGACGTCCGCTTGCAACACCACGAAATTCGCTAGCTGCTGCTTTACCTGCGGATCGGTGAAGGTATAAGCCTCCATCTCCTTACAGGAAACACACCACTCGGCGTAGAAATCCAACATCACCGACTTTCCGCTGACAGATGCTTGCTCGACGCGTTGCTCCAATTCCGTTACCGACGCCACCCGCTGAAAGTCTAGGCCTTGAACAGGCTGCGCTTGGACACCCAAACTCATACCCTGCAGCGGCTGCAGCGGATTACCATTGCCGGCACTCAGACCAATCAACTGCAATATCCCAAACACCAGCATGATAATGCCCAGACCCTTCCAAAGCTTGCGCCAACCTGATGCCGCTTCCGGCAGCCCGTCGATGGCGCCGAGAAATATGGCCGAAGTCACCAATAATAAAGACCACAAAAACATCGTCACGGCTACCGGCAGAATCCGCGACAGCATCCACACCGCCACGGCCAACATCGCCACGCCGAATACCGCCTTAGTGGCGTTAAGCCAATCGCCAGCCCTAGGCAACAGCTTCCCAGCCGACGCACCCAACAACAATAACGGTGCGCCCATCCCCATCGCCATCACAAATAATGCCGAACCACCCAACACCACATCGCCGGTTTGACCGATATAGATTAACGCCGCAGCTAGCGGCGCAGCCACGCAAGGCCCGACAATCAGCGACGATAGCGCCCCCATAATACCGGCCCCCAAATAAGAACCGTCACGATGCTTATCGCTAGAATGATGCAGTGCTGATTGCAGCGACTTCGGCAGCTCCAAGTGGTAAAAACCAAACATCGACAGCGATAACACCACGAACAAGCCCGAAAACACTGCAATTACCCAAGGCTCTTGAAAGGTCGCTTGCAGATTGCTGCCGAACAAAGCGGCCAATACCCCAAATACGGTGTACATCAAGGCCGACGCAAACACATAGCTCAAGGACAGCAAAAAGGCTTTGCGAGTACCGATTTGATCACCATGCCCAACGATAATACCGGATAAGATCGGAATCATCGGAAACACACAAGGCGTAAAAGCCAGCAACAAACCAAATCCAAAAAAACTGAATAAGGTCAGCGCCAAACTGTCATGCCGCAAGGCGTTGACGATTTTGTCCTGCTCCGATAACTCGGCCATCACAGCCGGCTTGGGTTGCGGCGAAGTATCCGTTGGCGGCAAATCAAGACTTATCTCGGATTGCATCGGCGGATAGCAAACCCCGCGGTCGGCGCAACCCTGAAATTTTGCCAACAATTTGATGGTTTCGGCTGCCGAACCTGCACGCAGCAGTGGAATGTCGACACTAATCCGGTTTCGGTAGATTTGCACCTGCCCGAATTCTGCGTCGTGGTACGCCGCACCTTCCGGCAGCTGCAGAGGCGTCAGGCGCGTTTGTGTCGAATCTTCCAACTTTAAAACCAGCTTATCCTTATAAAGATAATAACCTTCGGCAATTTGCCAGCTGGCTTGCACGGTATGCGGGTCTTTCAGACCGGCAAAAAACTGAAACGCTTGATCCGGCGGCAATAACTCGCTGGAAAACAAACCGGGCGTCAACCCCTTCAAACCTTTCACAAATTGGTTAAGCGCATCGCCGCTTGCGCTTGGCGGCGCAGTGGGTAACACCACATCCAACACCACCTTTTGCGGTGGGTAACAAACGCCGGCGTCCGCGCAACCTTGATACTTGACCAACAGCTTTAACTGGGTTTCATGATTTTGATTAATCAGCGGCAACACCACATCGAGCGCGCTCCGGTACACGACCATGTCCCCCAAACTTGGATCATGCTCACTAATCCCTTCCGGCATGGAGGCCTGACCGAGTTGAATCGATTCGGTTTGCGACTGAAATTTGGTTTTATCCCTATAAAGATGATAACCCTCAGCAATCTGCCAGTGCAGCTC
Encoded proteins:
- the xrtD gene encoding VPLPA-CTERM-specific exosortase XrtD yields the protein MNTENTKPTIIWSLWGAALLLLCVVFRDSLIEMATTWTNVEEYSHGFFIPVITIYLLWARRGELVLVQAFKASLPGLIVIGIGLILFILGGLATIKTMEQYAFLVVLTGMFACAFGMRGLRVGAIPLLFLIFMVPFPSFILNNLSSKLQLISSWLGVEFIRACDIMVYLEGNVIDLGSYKLQVVDACSGLRYLFPLASLAFLCAYLFKGPFWQKLLIFLSSMPLTIFMNSFRIGVIGVLVDNWGTEMAEGFLHDFEGWAVFLLCMLLLFIEMWVFSRISGRKLAMGELVQIPEEWSHTARREIVVVLNKSVFAVLLLLCIGAGASEIFKGREDIIPERKAFLTFPTKLGSWQGRNDYLTQFYLNELKLTDYVIVNFMQPETRNSVNFYSAYYQSQRKGAAVHSPRSCIPGDGWQISSFEQREFADLQLDGQALQVNRAIIQKGESRQLVYFWFQQRGRMITNEYMVKWYLFYDAITMNRTDGALIRLVTPVDKVEDIAVADQRLHLFLKDLLPELPAYLPGKVIVPVYTALPG
- the prmA gene encoding 50S ribosomal protein L11 methyltransferase, with product MAWHQLSIITDETTAPDVSEFFSELGAVSVTYSDADDEPVYEPAIDQTKIWTRTRVTALFELDTDPDIVRNLLFNQFIGQPLQEWVAEVLQDQAWERAWMEHFQAMKFANRLWICPSGQERHEPGTVCMTLDPGLAFGTGTHPTTALCLEWLADNDIKDKVLIDYGCGSGILAVAALLLGAKQAHAVDIDPQALTASQYNAEKNQVEQRINYYLPEQFSAFAADLVLANILAKPLIELASTIGALVRPGGQLVLSGILNEQAESVAAAYRECGFIVEPPVSQDDWCRLDAYKPD
- the dsbD gene encoding protein-disulfide reductase DsbD, giving the protein MPWHRLILLCLLAVFLRTAAALDAQDFLPPEQAFKLTATAEAADKVELHWQIAEGYHLYRDKTKFQSQTESIQLGQASMPEGISEHDPSLGDMVVYRSALDVVLPLINQNHETQLKLLVKYQGCADAGVCYPPQKVVLDVVLPTAPPSASGDALNQFVKGLKGLTPGLFSSELLPPDQAFQFFAGLKDPHTVQASWQIAEGYYLYKDKLVLKLEDSTQTRLTPLQLPEGAAYHDAEFGQVQIYRNRISVDIPLLRAGSAAETIKLLAKFQGCADRGVCYPPMQSEISLDLPPTDTSPQPKPAVMAELSEQDKIVNALRHDSLALTLFSFFGFGLLLAFTPCVFPMIPILSGIIVGHGDQIGTRKAFLLSLSYVFASALMYTVFGVLAALFGSNLQATFQEPWVIAVFSGLFVVLSLSMFGFYHLELPKSLQSALHHSSDKHRDGSYLGAGIMGALSSLIVGPCVAAPLAAALIYIGQTGDVVLGGSALFVMAMGMGAPLLLLGASAGKLLPRAGDWLNATKAVFGVAMLAVAVWMLSRILPVAVTMFLWSLLLVTSAIFLGAIDGLPEAASGWRKLWKGLGIIMLVFGILQLIGLSAGNGNPLQPLQGMSLGVQAQPVQGLDFQRVASVTELEQRVEQASVSGKSVMLDFYAEWCVSCKEMEAYTFTDPQVKQQLANFVVLQADVTANNEADKALLKRFELIGPPGIIFFGTDGRERAAQRVIGYQDAATFLKTLQQL
- a CDS encoding class I SAM-dependent rRNA methyltransferase, with product MSYPQLFLKKNEDKRLRQGHLWVFSNEVDSQRSPLEQFTAGDLVLVHDAGGKALGVAYLNPHALICARLLTRKTNIKISENFFKARLTQALDLRERLFDKPYYRLVFGESDGLPGLVIDRFGAVLSVQITTAGMERHKDVLVKILLELLEPTAILLKNDNSQRQLENLSLEPELVYGVLPEQLLIEENKVRFIVNVAEGQKTGWFYDHRNSRAQLAKSCRGLKVLDLFSYAGAWGIPAAVAGAAEVFCVDSSESALALASASAELNQVQDKMQFVRSDVFEFLKQAREQQQHYDVIVLDPPALIKRKKDFKAGYEAYRRLNHLALQVLSNNGILVSASCSHHLSRDNLHEILRSSARHIDRHLVFFGSGSQGPDHPIHPALPETDYLKTFFCAVSSRL
- a CDS encoding zinc-ribbon and DUF3426 domain-containing protein, whose amino-acid sequence is MTGVDWMPINLTKSMYSRCPHCDKQHEITVEHLRQRRGLLNCSACGKSFDTLRFLSEQEDAVLADDLHYQDKQISDRRPQTPAVWLVATSLMSVLLLAQVLYFEGYRLTMQPQIRVGLDKICSAIACRLPPYRNREEWSVSHSNLQVQTDGSYLFSAAVSNQALFTQIVPDLKLTLLNFNGQAIAGRMFSASEYLPKLTSLATEQTVEIRLAVVAPTAPIGGYTFNLL
- the accC gene encoding acetyl-CoA carboxylase biotin carboxylase subunit; translated protein: MFEKIVIANRGEIALRILRACRELGIKTVAVYSEADRDLKHVRLADEAVCIGPAASAGSYLNIPAIISAAEVTDAEAIHPGYGFLSENADFSEKVSQSGFVFIGPRPETIRMMGDKISAKKAMHAAGIPCVPGNGDPLGEDEETNLNMAREIGYPVIIKAAGGGGGRGMRTVHTESALLNAIAMTKAEAGTAFGNSTVYMEKFLEDPRHIEFQVLADSFGNAIHLGERDCSMQRRHQKVVEEAPAPGITEEQRKQMGERCALACREIGYLGAGTFEFLYEKGEFYFIEMNTRVQVEHPVTEMITGFDIVKEQLRIAAGEPLSITQEQVKFTGHAIECRLNAEDPKTFMPSPGVIDQFHMPGGPGIRCETHIYNGYKVPPYYDSMIGKLIAHGDDRASAIARMKTALSEMVIDGIKTNIPLQQSIMADAAFALGGQNIHYLEKKLGIH
- the aroQ gene encoding type II 3-dehydroquinate dehydratase codes for the protein MANLTVLNGPNLNLLGVREPGLYGSKTLQSIQQGMEQLARSLGHQLSFLQSNAEHEIIEQIHQAYRQGVDFIIINPAAFTHTSVAIRDALLATKIAFIEVHLSNVHAREPFRKHSYFSDIAVGVICGLGANGYELALQAAHQILLERIQNNGY
- a CDS encoding TlpA family protein disulfide reductase: MNKKIILIVTCVAVIAIASGLFARQYFAAVGDRQPASQLNFSLPDLADKPQSVTQWQGKILIINFWATWCPPCLREIPEFIKLQEEYKDKGLQFVGIAIDDKQAVEEYLKRIKINYPVLIGGDGATLLAQQLGNVINTLPFTVIVNQQGQIVHHQLGELTREKVLEVIVPLLTAK
- the accB gene encoding acetyl-CoA carboxylase biotin carboxyl carrier protein, with product MDIRKIKKLIDLIEESDIAEIEIREGEESVKISRYSAAAPVQYAAPIAAPVAAAAVATAPVEEKISGHVVKSPMVGTFYRSASPGSASFVEIGQSVSNGQTLCIIEAMKILNQIEADKSGKIKQILVENGHPVEYGQPLFIIE